From Zingiber officinale cultivar Zhangliang chromosome 5B, Zo_v1.1, whole genome shotgun sequence, the proteins below share one genomic window:
- the LOC121985802 gene encoding uncharacterized protein LOC121985802 isoform X1, whose translation MPPSPVKCMHNASLTFHHKTETEPLFVSDSHGRAGSTSTVMFLLLHASTFLTLLHLLGFLLTKLFVHLLAEPSTADHQSCRRTHLVAGEGEAVNEEFDSSDVFSSEESLFFFYGEGFVSDPSVEEAEQIIVDGQLEDCGVISGTAKDEGRGEIGDSLSDHEEEAEFEQQEEEEMEDNKEEEMPKNEKVVFDVNKAEQFDSKKFKLEEHTFGASLTSESTSKSSMEWRSSAIFSDSVTECPFSSSSRRSSSHWETYTLFRKYDEEMMFFDRICAQKLTETETFRSLKYQTRSSTSQRIIHKQNKKQGSHRDPYRELECVYVAQICLAWEALSWNYNYFRQKNSKGSESDQKSCCTAWIAEQFQQFQVLLQRFIENEPYERGRRPEIFARTRIFSPKLLQVPEFRDPEADELRKDEMVSSAEFLPILDHAIGTFMIFLKADKETPCQMLKALFKRKTSSADPNHLHFLKKTNKNNKMTLKDLLRPRRCLKRQRVKGKQEMDVLMGLTDMKIVSRVLRMPEIRQEQLQWCEEKMSKVKVLDGRIQRDSSPLFFPVH comes from the exons ATGCCACCGTCTCCTGTTAAATGCATGCACAACGCCAGTCTCACCTTCCATCACAAAACTGAAACCGAACCACTTTTTGTCTCCGATTCCCATGGCCGTGCCGGCAGCACTAGTACTGTGATGTTTCTCCTCCTCCATGCCTCCACTTTCCTCACCCTCCTCCACCTCCTCGGCTTCCTCCTCACCAAGCTCTTCGTCCATCTCCTCGCCGAGCCATCCACAGCAGACCACCAAAG TTGCAGGCGCACCCATCTCGTTGCCGGAGAAGGTGAAGCAGTGAACGAGGAGTTCGACTCTTCCGACGTCTTTAGCAGTGAAGAAAGCCTGTTCTTTTTTTACGGCGAAGGCTTCGTCAGCGATCCGTCAGTTGAAGAAGCAGAACAGATAATAGTTGATGGTCAACTCGAAGATTGTGGAGTGATATCTGGGACTGCTAAAG ATGAAGGCCGTGGCGAAATTGGAGATTCTTTGTCGGATCATGAAGAGGAAGCTGAGTttgagcagcaggaggaggaggagatggaGGATAATAAAGAGGAAGAAATGCCAAAGAACGAGAAAGTGGTGTTCGATGTGAACAAAGCAGAACAGTTCGACAGTAAAAAGTTTAAGCTCGAAGAGCACACGTTTGGTGCTTCTCTTACAAGTGAATCCACTTCGAAGAGCTCCATGGAATGGAGAAGCTCTGCGATCTTCAGCGATTCGGTGACCGAATGCCCCTTTTCATCTTCGTCGCGCAGGAGTTCGTCTCACTGGGAAACCTACACATTGTTCCGGAAGTACGACGAGGAGATGATGTTCTTCGATCGAATCTGCGCACAGAAACTCACTGAAACAG AAACGTTTAGATCGTTGAAGTACCAGACGAGATCATCGACATCGCAAAGAATAATTCACAAACAAAACAAGAAGCAGGGAAGTCATCGAGATCCTTATCGAGAGTTGGAATGCGTCTACGTGGCTCAGATTTGCCTAGCTTGGGAAGCTCTCAGTTGGAACTACAATTACTTCCGGCAAAAGAATTCCAAAGGATCAGAAAGCGATCAAAAATCTTGTTGCACCGCGTGGATAGCTGAGCAATTCCAGCAGTTCCAAGTCCTCCTGCAACGATTCATCGAGAATGAGCCTTACGAGCGTGGTCGTAGGCCCGAAATATTCGCTCGAACGAGGATCTTTTCTCCAAAATTGCTACAAGTTCCTGAATTCCGAG ATCCAGAAGCAGATGAATTGCGCAAAGATGAAATGGTTTCATCCGCAGAGTTCCTACCGATTCTGGACCACGCGATCGGAACCTTCATGATCTTCCTCAAGGCAGACAAGGAGACTCCTTGCCAAATGCTGAAAGCCCTCTTCAAGAGGAAAACAAGCTCAGCGGACCCAAATCATCTCCATTTCCTCAAGAAAACTAACAAGAAT AACAAGATGACGCTTAAAGATCTGCTGAGACCGAGAAGATGCCTGAAAAGGCAGAGGGTGAAAGGGAAACAAGAGATGGACGTGCTCATGGGCTTAACTGACATGAAGATCGTCTCCAGAGTTCTGAGGATGCCTGAGATCAGACAAGAGCAACTGCAATGGTGTGAGGAGAAGATGAGCAAGGTGAAAGTGTTGGATGGCAGGATTCAAAGAGATTCCTCCCCACTTTTCTTCCCTGTTCACTGA
- the LOC121985802 gene encoding uncharacterized protein LOC121985802 isoform X2, translating to MPPSPVKCMHNASLTFHHKTETEPLFVSDSHGRAGSTSTVMFLLLHASTFLTLLHLLGFLLTKLFVHLLAEPSTADHQRRTHLVAGEGEAVNEEFDSSDVFSSEESLFFFYGEGFVSDPSVEEAEQIIVDGQLEDCGVISGTAKDEGRGEIGDSLSDHEEEAEFEQQEEEEMEDNKEEEMPKNEKVVFDVNKAEQFDSKKFKLEEHTFGASLTSESTSKSSMEWRSSAIFSDSVTECPFSSSSRRSSSHWETYTLFRKYDEEMMFFDRICAQKLTETETFRSLKYQTRSSTSQRIIHKQNKKQGSHRDPYRELECVYVAQICLAWEALSWNYNYFRQKNSKGSESDQKSCCTAWIAEQFQQFQVLLQRFIENEPYERGRRPEIFARTRIFSPKLLQVPEFRDPEADELRKDEMVSSAEFLPILDHAIGTFMIFLKADKETPCQMLKALFKRKTSSADPNHLHFLKKTNKNNKMTLKDLLRPRRCLKRQRVKGKQEMDVLMGLTDMKIVSRVLRMPEIRQEQLQWCEEKMSKVKVLDGRIQRDSSPLFFPVH from the exons ATGCCACCGTCTCCTGTTAAATGCATGCACAACGCCAGTCTCACCTTCCATCACAAAACTGAAACCGAACCACTTTTTGTCTCCGATTCCCATGGCCGTGCCGGCAGCACTAGTACTGTGATGTTTCTCCTCCTCCATGCCTCCACTTTCCTCACCCTCCTCCACCTCCTCGGCTTCCTCCTCACCAAGCTCTTCGTCCATCTCCTCGCCGAGCCATCCACAGCAGACCACCAAAG GCGCACCCATCTCGTTGCCGGAGAAGGTGAAGCAGTGAACGAGGAGTTCGACTCTTCCGACGTCTTTAGCAGTGAAGAAAGCCTGTTCTTTTTTTACGGCGAAGGCTTCGTCAGCGATCCGTCAGTTGAAGAAGCAGAACAGATAATAGTTGATGGTCAACTCGAAGATTGTGGAGTGATATCTGGGACTGCTAAAG ATGAAGGCCGTGGCGAAATTGGAGATTCTTTGTCGGATCATGAAGAGGAAGCTGAGTttgagcagcaggaggaggaggagatggaGGATAATAAAGAGGAAGAAATGCCAAAGAACGAGAAAGTGGTGTTCGATGTGAACAAAGCAGAACAGTTCGACAGTAAAAAGTTTAAGCTCGAAGAGCACACGTTTGGTGCTTCTCTTACAAGTGAATCCACTTCGAAGAGCTCCATGGAATGGAGAAGCTCTGCGATCTTCAGCGATTCGGTGACCGAATGCCCCTTTTCATCTTCGTCGCGCAGGAGTTCGTCTCACTGGGAAACCTACACATTGTTCCGGAAGTACGACGAGGAGATGATGTTCTTCGATCGAATCTGCGCACAGAAACTCACTGAAACAG AAACGTTTAGATCGTTGAAGTACCAGACGAGATCATCGACATCGCAAAGAATAATTCACAAACAAAACAAGAAGCAGGGAAGTCATCGAGATCCTTATCGAGAGTTGGAATGCGTCTACGTGGCTCAGATTTGCCTAGCTTGGGAAGCTCTCAGTTGGAACTACAATTACTTCCGGCAAAAGAATTCCAAAGGATCAGAAAGCGATCAAAAATCTTGTTGCACCGCGTGGATAGCTGAGCAATTCCAGCAGTTCCAAGTCCTCCTGCAACGATTCATCGAGAATGAGCCTTACGAGCGTGGTCGTAGGCCCGAAATATTCGCTCGAACGAGGATCTTTTCTCCAAAATTGCTACAAGTTCCTGAATTCCGAG ATCCAGAAGCAGATGAATTGCGCAAAGATGAAATGGTTTCATCCGCAGAGTTCCTACCGATTCTGGACCACGCGATCGGAACCTTCATGATCTTCCTCAAGGCAGACAAGGAGACTCCTTGCCAAATGCTGAAAGCCCTCTTCAAGAGGAAAACAAGCTCAGCGGACCCAAATCATCTCCATTTCCTCAAGAAAACTAACAAGAAT AACAAGATGACGCTTAAAGATCTGCTGAGACCGAGAAGATGCCTGAAAAGGCAGAGGGTGAAAGGGAAACAAGAGATGGACGTGCTCATGGGCTTAACTGACATGAAGATCGTCTCCAGAGTTCTGAGGATGCCTGAGATCAGACAAGAGCAACTGCAATGGTGTGAGGAGAAGATGAGCAAGGTGAAAGTGTTGGATGGCAGGATTCAAAGAGATTCCTCCCCACTTTTCTTCCCTGTTCACTGA
- the LOC121985802 gene encoding uncharacterized protein LOC121985802 isoform X3, whose protein sequence is MPPSPVKCMHNASLTFHHKTETEPLFVSDSHGRAGSTSTVMFLLLHASTFLTLLHLLGFLLTKLFVHLLAEPSTADHQSCRRTHLVAGEGEAVNEEFDSSDVFSSEESLFFFYGEGFVSDPSVEEAEQIIVDGQLEDCGVISGTAKDEGRGEIGDSLSDHEEEAEFEQQEEEEMEDNKEEEMPKNEKVVFDVNKAEQFDSKKFKLEEHTFGASLTSESTSKSSMEWRSSAIFSDSVTECPFSSSSRRSSSHWETYTLFRKYDEEMMFFDRICAQKLTETETFRSLKYQTRSSTSQRIIHKQNKKQGSHRDPYRELECVYVAQICLAWEALSWNYNYFRQKNSKGSESDQKSCCTAWIAEQFQQFQVLLQRFIENEPYERGRRPEIFARTRIFSPKLLQVPEFREADELRKDEMVSSAEFLPILDHAIGTFMIFLKADKETPCQMLKALFKRKTSSADPNHLHFLKKTNKNNKMTLKDLLRPRRCLKRQRVKGKQEMDVLMGLTDMKIVSRVLRMPEIRQEQLQWCEEKMSKVKVLDGRIQRDSSPLFFPVH, encoded by the exons ATGCCACCGTCTCCTGTTAAATGCATGCACAACGCCAGTCTCACCTTCCATCACAAAACTGAAACCGAACCACTTTTTGTCTCCGATTCCCATGGCCGTGCCGGCAGCACTAGTACTGTGATGTTTCTCCTCCTCCATGCCTCCACTTTCCTCACCCTCCTCCACCTCCTCGGCTTCCTCCTCACCAAGCTCTTCGTCCATCTCCTCGCCGAGCCATCCACAGCAGACCACCAAAG TTGCAGGCGCACCCATCTCGTTGCCGGAGAAGGTGAAGCAGTGAACGAGGAGTTCGACTCTTCCGACGTCTTTAGCAGTGAAGAAAGCCTGTTCTTTTTTTACGGCGAAGGCTTCGTCAGCGATCCGTCAGTTGAAGAAGCAGAACAGATAATAGTTGATGGTCAACTCGAAGATTGTGGAGTGATATCTGGGACTGCTAAAG ATGAAGGCCGTGGCGAAATTGGAGATTCTTTGTCGGATCATGAAGAGGAAGCTGAGTttgagcagcaggaggaggaggagatggaGGATAATAAAGAGGAAGAAATGCCAAAGAACGAGAAAGTGGTGTTCGATGTGAACAAAGCAGAACAGTTCGACAGTAAAAAGTTTAAGCTCGAAGAGCACACGTTTGGTGCTTCTCTTACAAGTGAATCCACTTCGAAGAGCTCCATGGAATGGAGAAGCTCTGCGATCTTCAGCGATTCGGTGACCGAATGCCCCTTTTCATCTTCGTCGCGCAGGAGTTCGTCTCACTGGGAAACCTACACATTGTTCCGGAAGTACGACGAGGAGATGATGTTCTTCGATCGAATCTGCGCACAGAAACTCACTGAAACAG AAACGTTTAGATCGTTGAAGTACCAGACGAGATCATCGACATCGCAAAGAATAATTCACAAACAAAACAAGAAGCAGGGAAGTCATCGAGATCCTTATCGAGAGTTGGAATGCGTCTACGTGGCTCAGATTTGCCTAGCTTGGGAAGCTCTCAGTTGGAACTACAATTACTTCCGGCAAAAGAATTCCAAAGGATCAGAAAGCGATCAAAAATCTTGTTGCACCGCGTGGATAGCTGAGCAATTCCAGCAGTTCCAAGTCCTCCTGCAACGATTCATCGAGAATGAGCCTTACGAGCGTGGTCGTAGGCCCGAAATATTCGCTCGAACGAGGATCTTTTCTCCAAAATTGCTACAAGTTCCTGAATTCCGAG AAGCAGATGAATTGCGCAAAGATGAAATGGTTTCATCCGCAGAGTTCCTACCGATTCTGGACCACGCGATCGGAACCTTCATGATCTTCCTCAAGGCAGACAAGGAGACTCCTTGCCAAATGCTGAAAGCCCTCTTCAAGAGGAAAACAAGCTCAGCGGACCCAAATCATCTCCATTTCCTCAAGAAAACTAACAAGAAT AACAAGATGACGCTTAAAGATCTGCTGAGACCGAGAAGATGCCTGAAAAGGCAGAGGGTGAAAGGGAAACAAGAGATGGACGTGCTCATGGGCTTAACTGACATGAAGATCGTCTCCAGAGTTCTGAGGATGCCTGAGATCAGACAAGAGCAACTGCAATGGTGTGAGGAGAAGATGAGCAAGGTGAAAGTGTTGGATGGCAGGATTCAAAGAGATTCCTCCCCACTTTTCTTCCCTGTTCACTGA